A window of Numenius arquata chromosome 10, bNumArq3.hap1.1, whole genome shotgun sequence genomic DNA:
GTTGTGCTGCCATAACTGGAATTGGGCTGTAAGAGGACTCAGACTGAAGATGTATCATCGAATAACTAATCAGCTGAACACCCTGTGGCACTGATAGTTCAGCAAGAACACTGGACGTGCTGAGCCTATTTTTTGCTCAGAACTCAGCAAGCTTATATACAGGATTAAATCTGGGCCTTTACAAGCAGGAGTTACCATCAGCTTCTAGGTGTCATCTGCCTCTTGCAGAACTAAGGTTCCTTGGAGGTATTagcagaaggagctggagaagaCTGTTGGCCAGTTGATTTGTGGTCTGTAAGTTTCTGAGGGTCACATTTCACAGTTAAGTATTTTATGTGATGTTAGAGCATTCGCTGAATCATGGAATACCCACTGCAGGTTGTATAGGGTTGATTCCTAACCTCACAGTACTCAAGCGTAAGACACTGAAGAACTGTGTTGCTTCTCCACACCCAGTGTTTTTTTCCACTTACCAAATACAGAGGCGTAGGCTGAAGAGTTAATCTTTATCCCCGTGCACAGGATCACCATGTCAGCAACCACCTCGGTGCCCTTTTCTGTCCTTACTACCATGTCCTTCTGGAACCGGTTTGGCGTGAGGTTTTCCTCATTGCTGACCCTTTCACCTGTTGGGACAGAGAGCCCTGGGTCACAAACCTTTAGGAGGCTGCCGTTTCCAGCTAGCCCAGATGTGTCTAGAGAAACAGGAACTCAAGGAAGCCGTCAAAAAAAGTCAGCAAGAGGATGTCAGAAGGAGAGGCTTTGGCTAAAGGAGGAACAGCTTATAGAGAGCTTCAGAGTCTAGATCTTCAGAGGCATCGATAAGTACGTACTTAATAAGAGGCGCACTCCTTTTCTGAGGAGAATCTCTTTCACCTCCTGACGGACGCTATCTAGCAGCTCCGCATCAGCTAGTGCAATTTTTGAGTGAATGAGGGTGACCTGTTGGGGACAAAACAGCAAACAGGGGGGGACACAGGTATGGGACAGGTCTTGCCACATGCCAGGCGGAAGCAGCCATAGCTAGCTTCCTTCCAGCCTGCTCAATGCCCAAGGAGAGTGAGGCAGTGAAAGGCAGCTAGTGCCGCTAATTGCTGGTGACGGGCTATGGGGTGCTCTCAGAAGAGGAGGCAGTAGGGGCGAAGGCTGCCATTTGCATGGAAACTCCTGATTTGCAGCGTTCTCGGGTACCTCCAGCAGGACCATCACAAAAGAACAGTCTCAGAAACAAGGATGAAGTTAATTGTAAGGAATATGCTACTACCTCTTTGGCTGGGTACTCCGTTTTGATCTCTGCAGCCATCTCGACTCCAGCAGCACCACCTCCCACTACCAGGATTCGCTCAGATTTCTCAATCTTGAAGTAAAGAAGAAACTCATGTTACAAGAGAACTGTTATGTGTGGGAAGTCAAGATTCCTTCAGCCACTCTGTGAACAGACCTTTCTGAGATACAGCACTGGCCCGACAGCAATTAACTGCCTAGTTCATTAAGAGGAAGCAAAAAATGAGAACCCTGTGCGCTTTTCCTGTGTACACAGTTAACACTGTTGAGCATTTCAGGTTTTCCCTTGTGTGGACAGCTGGTCTGCCCCTGGGCCATTTGGGACCACTGGTGCTCCTTGTCCTGGCCTGTCCCTGCAGGCATCGTGGTCTCTTGTTCTTAGACACAGATGGCTCCAGATACCCATCGTGGTGTCTGGGACAGGGAAGCTGAACAAAGTCAGGACATGCTTTGTAGGAGATCGGTTGATTCCTCACCTCTTTAACCATGTCTTCATAGGTCTGGATGGCACTTTCCATGTCAATGACTTTGTTGAACTTCCCAGGGAATGGCCCATCGCTGCCTGTTGCAAGAATGAGATGGGAGTAGTAAAGCTCCTAGGAGGGCAGAAGGTGGAATAGGATGTCAGACCTCTTAAAAAGAGCCTAGAATACAATTGTTGCCTCCTAGGTACTAATCACtcattccccctcctccagcccctgctgacaACTAGGAACCTACTTGCCCCTGTCAGAAAGTGACTTTAGGAAGAGACCCGGTCCAGGTGACACCACCTAACTGCCTTTCTCAGCACCATTCTTGAGGTGAGCTGAAGGCTTTGAAAAAGCTACCATAAGCTTACAGGAAATAACCTGGTATTTATGCCAGACTCTGAAGCTACCATCACAGCTGGTTCCAGAGACTAAGTCTCCTCTACCTTCTGATCAGATGCTCTGGCTGAGAAGTTACCAGAACTGCTGCCCTTGCTTTTTCCTGCAGTTAGATAAGGATGTGAGCTCAAGGGTTAATTGTTGAGCTCTAAATCCAGCTCTAAGAATAAAAGCTCATCTGAGCACTAGATGGGGTGTGGCGTTTACTGCACACCCACATCCCAACACAGCTCCGGGCCACTTGGCTTGGCTACAGGGGATGGTGCCGTTCAGCGCATCCATGGAAAGAGCTACCAAGCTCTTCGGGATGATTAAACGCTCCAGTCTTTCCCCACATTGCCTCTTGGTTTTAGAGGAGatggctggggaggagctgctTCTCTCTGGGGTGGCCCTCCATAGAAGAAGTTGGTTCCGTTCTTCTCTACCTCCTAGTTACAGGGTCAGTATTGAGCATGAGCATTTGTGTGTCTGCCCACCTGTGTTCTCCAGGTGGCAGAAACCTAGAGGAAAGCAATCACTGCCTTCCCGGAGGACTTGGGTTGCGGCTTGTTTGGCGTCAGGCCTTTCAGCCAAGCTGAGGGTTACATCAGCACAGGAACCCTGGTGTGCGTGTGAACTCCGAGCCTGGGGGTATCGGGACAGGTCGGGGTTCATGTGCTCAGCTGACCTGCGCTGTAGGAGATGCGGGGGTGTTTGGCACAATGGAACAGCATTCCCAGCTCTCCTCCAATTCGAGGGCTAAAGTCCAGTTTGTTTTTCCCAGAGCGTGATTCTGTCCTGCACAtgcacacccccccctcctctggCAGATAAGGGTTATACTCCTCTTCCTGCTCAGGTGCACATTTTCTGTAGGTGCTCTGTGGTCCTGCTTATCTCACTCTTCCCcgtcccccccgtgccccccacgaAGACTCCAAGCATGGACAACAGTCTGAAACCTAAATCCCAAGTCACTTCTCCAAACAGACATCACCGGTCAAAGCCAACACGGCCGAGATTTGGAGGACTGCCTTCTCGCAGGCAAGACCTGGCTGAAGAAACCCCCCTGAGAGGGAGAGATTCCCAACACACCCTGCCGAAGGCTGACTCTCCCCGTTAGCGGGTGATCCCGTAAGGCAGCCAGGTTACTCATTGCAAGCTGTTGCGTCACCCACCTCACCGTCACTGAGCAGGACTTGTTGCCTCCCAGGGTCTATGCCAACCACCTTGCCTTGTCGGAAGCTGTCCCCAAAGGTAACGGAGTAGGAGATGAAAGTCTTCTTGGCAAATcctgtgggaagaggagggaacagGGAAGAGATCTCCTTCTGCGGAGGCTAACAAacccctcttcccttctcccctcgtGCCATCCTTGTTCAGACAAAAGGGTTGTATGCACCTGGGACCACAGGCTGGGCCTCCGCTGTGTGTTATCTGTGCCCAGCAATGAGCTTCAGGACCTTTGCCTCAGATGTGGTGACAAGATCGGCTCCTCAGAGGCCGGGTGACAACCTCGGCTAGGTTGCTTTGTCTCTGCTCCCCGTACAGAATCTCCTGGACCGGTTTGCCAGTAAGTGCTCTACTGTGGTCCAGGGCGTTTCAGGCAGGATGCCAGAGGCTTTTTGTCGTCTCACCTGCCTTCCAGACATCCTTTTGATACTTGTTCCCAGCTTCGAACATGAGATTGTCCCCCTAAATCCCCAGCGACTGGAGCAATAGGGTTTGCCCAAAGGGAGATCCCAGACACGCCTGAGCAGCTCACCAGCAGAATT
This region includes:
- the AIFM2 gene encoding ferroptosis suppressor protein 1 codes for the protein MGSRLSLDDSVRVVVVGGGFGGTAAASLLKSWAVPFVLVDVRDAFHHNVAALRAAVERGFAKKTFISYSVTFGDSFRQGKVVGIDPGRQQVLLSDGEELYYSHLILATGSDGPFPGKFNKVIDMESAIQTYEDMVKEIEKSERILVVGGGAAGVEMAAEIKTEYPAKEVTLIHSKIALADAELLDSVRQEVKEILLRKGVRLLLSERVSNEENLTPNRFQKDMVVRTEKGTEVVADMVILCTGIKINSSAYASVFGDKMASNGALKVNKHLQLEGYENIYAIGDCADLKEPKMAYHAGLHANIVVTNIINSLTHKPLKTYEPGSLTFLLSMGRNDGVGQVNGYYVGRLLVTIAKSRDLFVSKSWKTMGQTMPS